A part of Streptomyces sp. NBC_01497 genomic DNA contains:
- the ftsH gene encoding ATP-dependent zinc metalloprotease FtsH: protein MDVKRYFRGPVMWIVLAVLAVVVLMNVVSTGGGYKTVDTGQVVQAIDKNQAEQAKLTTGDDQVIKVDLKNGQKVAGSDKIQASYIGSQGSALAKELQQKFNAGHISKGYTVSPSKQSPFLSVVLSLLPFVLLVVVFLFLMNNMQGGGSRVMQFGKSKAKLITKDTPKTTFSDVAGADEAVEELQEIKEFLQEPAKFQAVGAKIPKGVLLYGPPGTGKTLLARAVAGEAGVPFYSISGSDFVEMFVGVGASRVRDLFEQAKANAPAIVFVDEIDAVGRHRGAGLGGGHDEREQTLNQLLVEMDGFDVKGGVILIAATNRPDILDPALLRPGRFDRQIAVDRPDMLGRLAILKVHQKGKPVAPDVDLSAVARRTPGFTGADLANVLNEAALLTARSDQKLVNNHFLDEAIDRVVAGPQKRTRIMSEKEKKITAYHEGGHALVAAASPNSDPVHKITILSRGRALGYTMVLPDEDKYSTTRNEMLDQLAYMLGGRAAEELVFHDPTTGAANDIEKATSTARSMVTQYGMTERLGAIKFGGDNSEPFLGREMGHQRDYSEEVAALVDEEVKKLIETAHNEAWEILVENRDVLDNLVLALLEKETLGKEEIAQIFTTIVKRPMRPAWTGSSRRTPSTRPPVLSPKELALTNGASGTNGAASLTKGTDTPTEQIPEDRPDNS, encoded by the coding sequence ATGGACGTGAAGCGATACTTCCGTGGGCCGGTCATGTGGATCGTGCTGGCCGTCCTCGCCGTGGTCGTGTTGATGAATGTCGTCTCCACAGGAGGCGGCTACAAGACGGTGGACACCGGCCAGGTCGTTCAGGCGATCGACAAGAACCAGGCCGAGCAGGCCAAGCTGACCACTGGCGACGATCAAGTCATCAAGGTTGATCTCAAGAACGGCCAGAAGGTCGCGGGCAGCGACAAGATCCAGGCCAGCTACATCGGCAGCCAGGGCTCCGCGCTCGCGAAGGAACTCCAGCAGAAGTTCAACGCCGGTCACATCAGCAAGGGATACACGGTCTCGCCCTCGAAGCAGAGCCCGTTCCTCTCGGTGGTGCTGTCACTGCTGCCGTTCGTGCTGCTGGTCGTGGTGTTCCTCTTCCTGATGAACAACATGCAGGGCGGCGGCTCCCGCGTCATGCAGTTCGGGAAGTCCAAGGCCAAGCTCATCACCAAGGACACCCCGAAGACGACGTTCTCGGACGTCGCCGGCGCTGACGAGGCTGTCGAGGAGCTCCAGGAGATCAAGGAGTTCCTCCAGGAGCCCGCCAAGTTCCAGGCCGTGGGCGCCAAGATCCCCAAGGGCGTGCTGCTGTACGGCCCGCCGGGAACGGGCAAGACGCTCCTCGCGCGCGCTGTAGCGGGCGAGGCGGGCGTGCCGTTCTACTCGATCTCCGGTTCCGACTTCGTCGAGATGTTCGTCGGTGTCGGTGCCTCCCGAGTGCGCGACCTCTTCGAGCAGGCCAAGGCGAACGCTCCGGCGATCGTCTTCGTCGACGAGATCGACGCCGTCGGCCGGCACCGCGGTGCGGGTCTCGGCGGCGGCCACGACGAGCGCGAGCAGACGCTGAACCAGCTGCTCGTGGAGATGGACGGCTTCGACGTGAAGGGCGGGGTCATCCTGATCGCCGCCACGAACCGGCCGGACATCCTCGACCCGGCGCTGCTGCGGCCAGGCCGCTTCGACCGGCAGATCGCCGTCGACCGCCCGGACATGCTGGGCCGGCTGGCGATCCTGAAGGTCCACCAGAAGGGCAAGCCGGTCGCGCCCGACGTCGACCTCAGCGCTGTCGCACGTCGTACGCCCGGCTTCACGGGCGCCGACCTGGCGAACGTGCTGAACGAGGCGGCGCTGCTGACGGCCCGCTCGGACCAGAAGCTGGTGAACAACCACTTCCTGGACGAGGCGATCGACCGTGTCGTGGCGGGCCCGCAGAAGCGGACCCGGATCATGTCCGAGAAGGAGAAGAAGATCACCGCGTACCACGAGGGCGGACACGCCCTGGTCGCGGCGGCTTCCCCCAACTCGGACCCGGTCCACAAGATCACGATCCTGTCGAGAGGCCGTGCCCTCGGCTACACCATGGTCCTGCCGGACGAGGACAAGTACTCCACCACGCGCAACGAGATGCTCGACCAGCTGGCGTACATGCTGGGCGGGCGCGCGGCTGAGGAGCTCGTCTTCCACGACCCGACCACCGGTGCCGCCAACGACATCGAGAAGGCCACCTCCACGGCCAGGTCGATGGTCACGCAGTACGGCATGACCGAGCGTCTCGGCGCGATCAAGTTCGGCGGCGACAACAGCGAGCCGTTCCTTGGCCGTGAGATGGGCCACCAGCGCGACTACTCGGAAGAGGTCGCGGCGCTCGTCGACGAAGAGGTCAAGAAGCTCATCGAGACGGCGCACAACGAGGCGTGGGAGATCCTGGTCGAGAACCGGGACGTCCTGGACAACCTCGTGCTGGCCCTGCTGGAGAAGGAGACGCTGGGCAAGGAGGAGATCGCACAGATCTTCACCACCATCGTCAAGCGCCCCATGCGGCCGGCCTGGACGGGTTCCTCGCGGCGCACGCCGTCGACCCGCCCGCCGGTGCTCTCGCCGAAGGAGCTCGCGCTGACCAACGGCGCGTCCGGCACCAACGGTGCCGCGTCGCTGACGAAGGGCACGGACACCCCGACGGAGCAGATCCCGGAGGACCGGCCCGACAACAGCTGA
- a CDS encoding alpha/beta hydrolase has product MGLTSHKVLAIAVLAAVVLFAVTVWRWPRLARRGWRPVFGRVGLLFATQAAVFAAVALFANRSFLFYSSWDDLLGRETGMGTVLVHDTNPSGVVVASQRPVSADIPRGSDPARNGLVRETAIAGPKSHIVSSAYVYLPPQYFQPEYAHHLFPATIVLTGYPGAAKALVSRLDYPAIARAQAAAHHMAPMVLIMLRPTVAPPRDTECVDVPHGPQTETYFAHDIPDVITHSYRVGPGLTHWGIMGDSTGGYCALKIAMHHPNDFGAAVGLAADYKAAEDPTTGDLFHGDEALRHHADLVWLLRHETPPSTSMLVTSTLHGERNLPETRRFIKAVKAPARVSSMILPNGGHNYNTWKREIPAALVWLGRRVG; this is encoded by the coding sequence ATGGGTTTGACGAGCCACAAAGTCCTGGCCATCGCGGTATTGGCGGCCGTCGTGCTGTTCGCGGTCACCGTGTGGCGGTGGCCGCGTCTGGCGCGGCGCGGATGGAGACCTGTGTTCGGGCGGGTAGGACTGTTGTTCGCGACCCAGGCGGCGGTCTTCGCCGCCGTGGCCCTCTTCGCGAATCGGTCCTTCCTCTTCTACTCCTCCTGGGACGACCTGCTCGGGCGCGAAACGGGAATGGGCACCGTACTCGTGCACGACACGAATCCGTCGGGCGTGGTCGTCGCGTCGCAGCGCCCGGTCAGTGCCGACATACCGCGGGGATCTGATCCGGCGCGGAACGGTCTCGTACGGGAGACCGCCATCGCGGGCCCGAAAAGTCACATCGTCAGCTCGGCCTATGTGTACCTGCCGCCCCAGTACTTCCAGCCGGAATACGCGCACCACCTCTTCCCCGCCACGATCGTGCTGACCGGCTATCCGGGCGCGGCCAAGGCGCTGGTGTCCCGCCTCGACTACCCGGCCATCGCCAGGGCGCAGGCCGCGGCGCACCACATGGCGCCGATGGTGCTGATCATGCTTCGCCCGACCGTCGCGCCGCCGCGGGACACCGAGTGCGTCGACGTGCCGCACGGACCGCAGACGGAGACGTACTTCGCCCACGACATCCCGGACGTGATCACGCACTCGTACCGCGTCGGCCCGGGCCTGACGCACTGGGGGATCATGGGGGACTCCACGGGTGGCTACTGCGCGCTCAAGATCGCCATGCACCACCCCAACGACTTCGGCGCCGCCGTCGGACTGGCCGCGGACTACAAGGCGGCCGAAGACCCCACGACGGGCGACTTGTTCCACGGGGACGAGGCGCTCCGCCACCACGCGGACCTGGTGTGGCTGCTCCGGCACGAGACGCCGCCGTCGACGTCGATGCTCGTGACGAGCACACTGCACGGGGAGCGGAACCTGCCGGAGACACGGCGCTTCATCAAGGCCGTGAAGGCGCCCGCGCGCGTGTCGTCGATGATCCTTCCGAACGGCGGTCACAACTACAACACCTGGAAGCGCGAGATCCCCGCCGCGCTGGTGTGGCTCGGCCGGCGCGTGGGCTGA
- a CDS encoding DUF3180 domain-containing protein encodes MRQLRIGVLAGLLVTVGVLAWGGARLWDSLGTLPSVPAGAPIVLAAIAVILVATALSIRARLRAQRERRPEAKGVDPLVAARAVVFGQAAALVAALVAGMYGGTCVFLLTQLSIPARRDQAIYAGFSLLAGIAVIAAAVFLERVCKLPDDKDDDHHNGASA; translated from the coding sequence GTGAGGCAGTTGCGGATCGGCGTCCTGGCCGGGCTACTCGTGACGGTCGGCGTACTCGCGTGGGGCGGCGCCCGCCTGTGGGACTCGCTGGGCACCCTGCCCAGCGTCCCCGCGGGCGCCCCCATCGTGCTGGCGGCGATCGCGGTGATCCTCGTGGCCACGGCGCTGTCGATCCGGGCCAGGTTGCGCGCCCAGCGCGAGCGGCGCCCGGAGGCCAAGGGTGTGGATCCGCTCGTCGCGGCCCGTGCGGTGGTTTTCGGCCAGGCCGCGGCGCTGGTGGCCGCACTGGTGGCGGGCATGTACGGGGGCACCTGCGTGTTCCTGCTCACCCAGCTGTCCATCCCGGCGCGCCGCGACCAGGCGATCTACGCGGGGTTCTCGCTGCTCGCGGGCATCGCGGTCATCGCCGCGGCGGTCTTCCTGGAGCGCGTCTGCAAGCTGCCGGACGACAAGGACGACGACCACCACAACGGCGCGAGCGCCTGA
- the folB gene encoding dihydroneopterin aldolase, protein MDRVALRGLRARGHHGVFPREREEGQTFIVDVVLGLDTRPAAAEDDLAKTVHYGIVAEEVVEVVQGDPVDLIETLAERIAQQCLKHDGVREVEVTVHKPDAPITVPFDDVTITITRSRV, encoded by the coding sequence GTGGATCGTGTCGCGCTGCGCGGCCTCAGGGCCCGTGGACACCACGGTGTCTTTCCCCGGGAGCGGGAGGAGGGCCAGACCTTCATCGTCGACGTCGTGCTCGGCCTCGACACCCGCCCGGCCGCGGCTGAGGACGATCTGGCGAAGACCGTGCACTACGGGATCGTCGCCGAGGAAGTCGTGGAGGTCGTCCAGGGCGACCCGGTCGACCTGATCGAAACGCTGGCCGAGCGCATCGCCCAGCAGTGCCTGAAGCACGACGGCGTACGGGAGGTGGAGGTGACGGTCCACAAACCGGACGCGCCGATCACCGTGCCCTTCGACGATGTGACCATCACCATCACCCGGAGCCGAGTATGA
- a CDS encoding phosphatidylglycerol lysyltransferase domain-containing protein: MTGTACTLIALVDLGAGIFPRFRHSRIHAVAEVLPGALGPFAAALAVSVGVLLLFLAHGLKRRKRRAWRAAVVLLPAGALAQLVYRHSLLGALLSLLLLAPLIAHRTQFAALPDPRGRWTAVTNFVLMSLGSLGLGMIVVSAHPHRTVGSPSFLERLEHVLFGLVGFEGPVAYRGPTDNIVAYTLGSLGLLTALTTIYLALRPEQPTARLTADDELRLRELLARHGGRDSLGHFALRRDKGVVFSASGKAAVCYRVVSAVMLASGDPIGDVEAWPGAIERFLRMAEAHSWIPAVMGCSETGGEVWTRVSGLDALELGDEAIVEVADFSLGGRAMRNVRQMVKRVERAGYETRVRRVRDVPEPELDAIRKASADWRGSGTERGFSMALGRIGDPGDGDAVIATAHRRAPVQASDGDASGSATGPVPAAPEPYGDLKGVLHFVPWGDDGISLDLMRRDRSADPGLNELLIVATLQAADGLGVRRASLNFAMFRSVLARGERIGAGPVLRSWRGTLVFLSRWFQIESLYRFNAKFQPRWEPRFLVFPTSRDLPRIGFAAMQAEGFLTLPPRGFARVAEAEPCSHATRRADDDVPAGPGGRAEPQDGPARDVPVPAGPTDRTPPARRPRQQGRPRD, encoded by the coding sequence CTGACCGGCACGGCCTGCACGCTCATCGCGCTGGTCGACCTCGGGGCCGGCATCTTCCCCCGGTTCCGGCACAGCCGGATACACGCGGTCGCCGAGGTCCTGCCGGGCGCCCTCGGCCCGTTCGCCGCCGCGCTCGCGGTGAGCGTCGGCGTGCTGCTCCTGTTCCTCGCGCACGGCCTCAAGCGGCGCAAACGGCGGGCCTGGCGGGCCGCCGTGGTGCTGCTCCCGGCCGGCGCGCTCGCGCAGCTCGTCTACCGGCACTCGCTGCTGGGCGCCCTGCTCTCGCTGCTGCTGCTCGCCCCGCTGATCGCGCACCGGACGCAGTTCGCCGCGCTGCCCGACCCGCGCGGCCGGTGGACGGCCGTGACGAACTTCGTACTGATGAGCCTGGGTTCCCTCGGGCTCGGCATGATCGTCGTCAGCGCGCATCCGCACCGTACGGTCGGCAGCCCGAGCTTCCTCGAACGCCTGGAGCACGTCCTGTTCGGGCTGGTCGGTTTCGAGGGGCCGGTCGCCTACCGGGGCCCGACGGACAACATCGTCGCGTACACGCTCGGCTCGCTCGGCCTGCTCACCGCGCTGACCACCATCTACCTGGCGCTGCGCCCCGAACAGCCGACGGCCCGGCTCACCGCCGACGACGAGCTGCGGCTGCGGGAGCTGCTGGCCCGGCACGGCGGACGGGACTCGCTCGGCCACTTCGCCCTCCGGCGCGACAAGGGCGTCGTCTTCTCCGCCAGCGGCAAGGCCGCGGTCTGCTACCGGGTGGTCTCGGCGGTGATGCTCGCGAGCGGCGACCCGATCGGCGATGTGGAGGCCTGGCCCGGCGCGATCGAGCGGTTCCTGCGGATGGCCGAGGCGCACTCGTGGATCCCGGCCGTGATGGGGTGCAGCGAGACCGGCGGCGAGGTCTGGACGCGGGTGAGCGGTCTGGACGCGCTGGAACTCGGCGACGAGGCGATCGTCGAGGTCGCCGACTTCTCGCTGGGCGGGCGCGCGATGCGCAACGTACGGCAGATGGTCAAGCGGGTGGAGCGCGCCGGCTACGAGACGCGCGTGCGCCGCGTACGGGACGTGCCGGAGCCGGAGCTCGATGCGATCAGGAAGGCCTCGGCGGACTGGCGGGGCAGCGGTACGGAGCGCGGCTTCTCCATGGCGCTCGGCCGGATCGGCGACCCGGGCGACGGCGACGCGGTGATCGCCACCGCGCACCGGCGCGCACCCGTGCAGGCGAGTGACGGGGACGCGAGCGGGTCCGCGACCGGACCGGTGCCCGCCGCGCCGGAACCGTACGGCGACCTGAAGGGCGTCCTGCACTTCGTGCCGTGGGGCGACGACGGCATCTCCCTCGACCTGATGCGCCGCGACCGCAGCGCCGACCCGGGACTCAATGAGCTGCTGATCGTGGCGACGCTCCAGGCCGCCGACGGGCTCGGGGTGCGGCGCGCCTCACTGAACTTCGCGATGTTCCGCTCGGTCCTCGCGCGCGGCGAACGGATCGGCGCCGGCCCCGTGCTGCGCAGTTGGCGGGGCACGCTGGTGTTCCTCTCGCGCTGGTTCCAGATCGAGTCGCTGTACCGCTTCAACGCGAAGTTCCAGCCCCGCTGGGAGCCCCGTTTCCTGGTGTTCCCCACGAGCCGCGACCTGCCGAGGATCGGCTTCGCCGCGATGCAGGCGGAGGGCTTCCTCACGCTGCCGCCGCGCGGATTCGCCCGGGTGGCGGAGGCGGAGCCGTGCTCCCACGCGACACGCCGGGCCGACGACGACGTCCCGGCCGGACCCGGGGGCCGCGCGGAGCCCCAGGACGGTCCGGCTCGCGATGTCCCCGTGCCCGCCGGGCCCACGGACCGGACACCCCCGGCCCGCCGCCCGAGGCAGCAGGGGCGCCCCCGGGACTGA
- the folP gene encoding dihydropteroate synthase has protein sequence MRKTTTRGRGTVQGLPDWDRCAVMGVVNVTPDSFSDGGRFFDTTLAVKHGMELVAQGADLVDVGGESTRPGASRVDEDEELRRVLPVVRGLASEGVTVSVDTMRASVAERAVEAGAVLVNDVSGGLADPAMVPVVAAAAVPFVVMHWRGFSEGMNSRAVYEDVAGEVVTELRARMDAVVDGGISPDLLILDPGLGFAKQAGHDLELLARQDELRALGRPLLVAASRKRFLGRVLAGDEGAPPPARERDAATAAVSAIAASNGAWAVRVHEVRATADAVRVARAIEGAAR, from the coding sequence ATGAGGAAGACGACGACGCGCGGACGCGGCACGGTCCAGGGGCTGCCCGACTGGGACCGGTGCGCCGTCATGGGCGTCGTCAACGTCACCCCCGATTCCTTCTCCGACGGCGGCCGGTTCTTCGACACGACACTCGCCGTCAAGCACGGCATGGAACTTGTGGCACAGGGCGCCGACCTGGTCGACGTCGGCGGCGAGTCGACCCGGCCGGGCGCCAGCAGGGTCGACGAGGACGAGGAGCTGCGGCGCGTCCTGCCCGTCGTGCGGGGCCTGGCCTCCGAGGGCGTCACCGTCTCCGTCGACACCATGCGCGCGAGCGTCGCGGAGCGGGCCGTCGAGGCCGGCGCCGTCCTCGTCAACGATGTCAGCGGCGGCCTCGCGGACCCGGCGATGGTGCCCGTGGTCGCGGCGGCGGCCGTCCCGTTCGTCGTCATGCACTGGCGGGGCTTCAGCGAGGGCATGAACAGCCGCGCCGTGTACGAGGACGTCGCCGGCGAGGTCGTCACCGAACTGCGCGCCCGGATGGACGCGGTGGTCGACGGTGGGATCAGCCCCGACCTGCTGATCCTCGATCCCGGCCTCGGCTTCGCCAAGCAGGCCGGGCACGACCTGGAGCTGCTGGCCCGCCAGGACGAACTGCGCGCCCTCGGCCGGCCCCTCCTCGTCGCCGCCTCCCGCAAGCGGTTCCTCGGCCGGGTGCTCGCCGGGGACGAGGGCGCGCCGCCGCCCGCGAGGGAACGCGACGCGGCGACGGCCGCGGTCTCCGCGATCGCCGCCTCGAACGGCGCCTGGGCGGTGCGGGTGCACGAGGTGAGGGCGACGGCCGACGCGGTACGGGTCGCCCGTGCGATCGAGGGTGCGGCCAGGTGA
- the folE gene encoding GTP cyclohydrolase I FolE produces the protein MTDPVTLDGDGQIGEFDEKRAENAVRELLLAIGEDPDREGLLATPGRVARAYKEILAGLWLEPEDVLTTTFDLGHDEMVLVKDIEIVSLCEHHLLPFHGVAHVGYIPAVSGKITGLSKLARLVDVFARRPQVQERLTTQVADSLVRILDARGAIVVIEAEHMCMSVRGIRKPGSKTITSAVRGQLRDATTRAEAMSLILTR, from the coding sequence ATGACGGACCCGGTGACGCTCGACGGCGATGGCCAGATCGGTGAGTTCGATGAGAAGCGCGCCGAGAACGCCGTACGGGAGCTGCTCCTCGCGATAGGCGAGGACCCGGACCGGGAGGGGCTGCTCGCGACACCCGGCCGGGTGGCCCGTGCGTACAAGGAGATCCTGGCCGGTCTGTGGCTGGAGCCCGAGGATGTTCTGACGACGACGTTCGACCTCGGCCACGACGAGATGGTGCTCGTCAAGGACATCGAGATCGTCTCGCTGTGCGAGCACCACCTGCTGCCGTTCCACGGTGTCGCGCACGTCGGCTACATCCCGGCGGTGAGCGGCAAGATCACGGGGCTGTCGAAGCTGGCCCGGCTGGTGGATGTCTTCGCCCGCCGTCCCCAGGTGCAGGAACGCCTGACGACGCAGGTCGCGGACTCCCTGGTACGGATCCTCGACGCGCGGGGCGCGATCGTCGTGATCGAGGCCGAGCACATGTGCATGTCGGTGCGCGGGATCCGCAAGCCCGGCTCGAAGACGATCACCTCGGCTGTTCGCGGCCAGCTGCGTGACGCGACGACACGCGCCGAAGCCATGAGCCTGATCCTGACGCGCTGA
- a CDS encoding NADH-quinone oxidoreductase subunit D produces MTDSSGATTTVGIGGAAESTDMVLNIGPQHPSTHGVLRLRLVLDGEVIRQAEPVIGYMHRGAEKLFEARDYRQIIMLANRHDWLSAFSNELGVVMAVERMLGMEVPERAVWTRTLLAELNRVLNHLMFLGSYPLELGGITPVFHAFREREELQNVMEEVSGGRMHYMFNRVGGLKEDLPAGWSGRARHAIAAVRSRMDVFDRLVLGNEIFRGRTRDVGVLAPGTVRAYGVTGPIARASGVDFDLRRDEPYLAYGELRDVLTVVTRQEGDCLARFECLLEQTHNALALADACLDRLADLPPGPINQRLPKVLKAPEGHTYAWTENPLGVNGYYLVSKGEKTPYRLKLRSASFNNIQALTELLPGTQVADMVAILGSLFFVVGDIDK; encoded by the coding sequence GCCGCCGAGAGCACCGACATGGTGCTCAACATCGGCCCCCAGCACCCCTCCACGCACGGCGTGCTGCGGCTGCGGCTCGTCCTCGACGGGGAGGTCATCCGCCAGGCGGAGCCGGTCATCGGCTACATGCACCGGGGCGCGGAGAAACTCTTCGAGGCGCGCGACTACCGGCAGATCATCATGCTCGCCAACCGGCACGACTGGCTGTCGGCGTTCTCCAACGAGCTGGGCGTCGTCATGGCCGTCGAGCGGATGCTCGGCATGGAGGTGCCCGAGCGCGCCGTCTGGACGCGCACACTGCTGGCCGAGTTGAACAGGGTGCTCAACCACCTGATGTTCCTCGGCTCCTATCCGCTCGAACTCGGCGGCATCACACCGGTCTTCCACGCCTTCAGGGAGCGGGAGGAGCTCCAGAACGTGATGGAGGAGGTCTCCGGCGGCCGTATGCACTACATGTTCAACCGGGTCGGCGGCCTGAAGGAGGACCTGCCCGCGGGCTGGTCGGGCCGGGCCCGCCACGCGATCGCCGCCGTACGGTCGCGGATGGACGTCTTCGACCGCCTGGTCCTCGGCAACGAGATCTTCCGCGGCCGGACGCGGGACGTCGGCGTCCTCGCACCCGGCACCGTGCGCGCGTACGGCGTGACGGGGCCCATCGCGCGCGCGTCGGGCGTCGACTTCGACCTGCGCCGCGACGAGCCGTACCTCGCGTACGGCGAACTGCGCGACGTCCTGACGGTGGTGACCCGGCAGGAGGGCGACTGCCTCGCCCGCTTCGAGTGCCTGCTGGAACAGACCCACAACGCGCTCGCGCTCGCGGACGCCTGTCTGGACCGGCTCGCCGACCTGCCGCCCGGACCCATCAACCAGCGGCTGCCGAAGGTGCTCAAGGCTCCTGAGGGCCATACGTACGCCTGGACGGAGAACCCGCTCGGCGTCAACGGCTACTACCTGGTGTCCAAGGGGGAGAAGACGCCCTACCGGCTGAAACTCCGCTCGGCTTCCTTCAACAACATCCAGGCCCTGACGGAACTGCTGCCGGGCACGCAGGTCGCGGACATGGTGGCGATCCTCGGATCACTGTTCTTCGTCGTCGGCGACATCGACAAGTAG
- the hpt gene encoding hypoxanthine phosphoribosyltransferase, translating to MDHKDLGTDLQSVLITKEEIDAKLAELAAKIDAEYAGKDLLLVGVLKGAVMVMADLARALATPVTMDWMAVSSYGAGTQSSGVVRILKDLDTDIKGKHVLIVEDIIDSGLTLSWLLSNLGSREPASLEVCTLLRKPDAAKVAIDVKWIGFDIPSAFVVGYGLDYGEKYRNMPFVGTLAPHVYGG from the coding sequence GTGGACCACAAGGACCTGGGCACCGACCTCCAGTCGGTGCTCATCACCAAGGAAGAGATCGACGCGAAGCTCGCCGAGCTGGCCGCGAAGATCGACGCGGAGTACGCGGGCAAGGACCTCCTTCTGGTCGGAGTGCTCAAGGGCGCCGTGATGGTGATGGCGGATCTGGCGCGCGCGCTGGCCACGCCGGTCACGATGGACTGGATGGCGGTGTCCTCGTACGGCGCGGGCACCCAGTCCTCGGGCGTCGTCCGGATCCTGAAGGACCTGGACACGGACATCAAGGGCAAGCACGTCCTGATCGTCGAGGACATCATCGACTCGGGCCTCACGCTGTCGTGGCTGCTGTCCAACCTGGGCTCGCGGGAGCCGGCCTCGCTGGAGGTCTGCACCCTGCTGCGTAAGCCGGATGCCGCAAAGGTCGCCATCGACGTGAAGTGGATCGGGTTCGACATTCCGAGCGCCTTCGTCGTCGGATACGGCCTCGACTACGGTGAGAAGTACCGCAACATGCCCTTCGTGGGGACGCTCGCGCCCCACGTCTACGGTGGCTGA
- the folK gene encoding 2-amino-4-hydroxy-6-hydroxymethyldihydropteridine diphosphokinase yields MSKHDAYGVGGAASDPTVQPVPASVIAQVDAADVTLSNPKRAVIALGSNLGNRLETLQGAVDALEDTPGVRVKAVSPVYETEPWGVEPGSQPSYFNAVVLVKTTLPPSSLLERGQAIEEAFDRVREERWGPRTIDVDILAYGDVVSDDPVLTLPHPRVHQRAFVLAPWHDVEPEAQVPGRGAVTELLTVVGQDGVMARVDLELRLPE; encoded by the coding sequence ATGAGCAAGCATGACGCGTACGGCGTGGGCGGGGCGGCGAGCGACCCGACCGTGCAGCCGGTTCCCGCCTCCGTGATCGCCCAGGTGGACGCGGCGGACGTGACGCTGTCGAACCCCAAACGCGCGGTGATCGCGCTGGGGTCGAACCTCGGCAACCGCCTGGAGACGCTCCAGGGCGCGGTGGACGCCCTGGAGGACACTCCCGGCGTCCGGGTCAAGGCGGTCTCGCCGGTCTACGAGACCGAGCCGTGGGGCGTCGAGCCGGGGAGCCAGCCGTCGTACTTCAACGCGGTCGTCCTCGTGAAGACGACACTGCCGCCGTCGTCCCTGCTGGAGCGCGGCCAGGCCATCGAGGAGGCGTTCGACCGGGTGCGCGAGGAGCGGTGGGGCCCGCGCACGATCGACGTCGACATCCTCGCGTACGGGGACGTCGTCTCGGACGACCCGGTGCTGACGCTGCCGCACCCGAGGGTGCACCAGCGCGCCTTCGTCCTCGCGCCGTGGCACGACGTGGAGCCGGAGGCGCAGGTGCCGGGCCGCGGCGCCGTCACGGAACTGCTGACGGTCGTGGGGCAGGACGGCGTGATGGCCCGGGTCGACCTGGAACTCCGTCTGCCGGAATAG
- a CDS encoding nuclear transport factor 2 family protein: MSEDSGAPSEDSELVDRANTAFYEAMERGDLEALSALWLGEGDDGAEDVTPSCVHPGWPVLTGRGEVLRSYALIMANTEYIQFFLTDVAIAVAGPTALVTCTENILSGAPAEEGSDLGPLVGQLVVATNVFRRTDGGWKLWSHHASPVLAETDQDESDEPPA, encoded by the coding sequence GTGAGTGAGGACAGCGGGGCACCGTCCGAGGACAGCGAACTCGTCGACCGGGCGAACACCGCCTTCTACGAGGCGATGGAGCGCGGCGACCTGGAGGCCCTGTCGGCACTCTGGCTCGGTGAGGGTGACGACGGCGCGGAGGACGTGACCCCGTCGTGCGTGCACCCCGGCTGGCCGGTGCTGACGGGGCGCGGCGAGGTGCTGCGCTCGTACGCGCTGATCATGGCGAACACCGAGTACATCCAGTTCTTCCTGACGGACGTCGCCATCGCGGTGGCCGGCCCGACGGCTCTCGTCACCTGCACGGAGAACATCCTGAGCGGCGCCCCCGCCGAGGAGGGCTCCGACCTCGGCCCCCTGGTGGGCCAGCTGGTCGTGGCGACGAACGTGTTCCGCCGCACGGACGGTGGCTGGAAACTGTGGTCGCACCACGCGTCACCCGTGCTGGCCGAAACCGACCAGGACGAGTCGGACGAGCCACCCGCCTGA